Proteins from a genomic interval of Nasonia vitripennis strain AsymCx chromosome 3, Nvit_psr_1.1, whole genome shotgun sequence:
- the LOC100116017 gene encoding copper chaperone for superoxide dismutase isoform X1: MTSTKIEFDVQMTCQKCVNAVESALSKVEGVNSYQIYFEQGSVVVETNLPHSKIQEIIETSGRKAVLKGYGEFDISAVSMLGGNSGYSFGDLIRGVVRFVQTKDGCIVDGTIDGLSTGPHGLHVHECGDISKGCESVGDHFNPNNAPHGGPSDLPTQRHVGDLGNVVADETGRVTFRIMDNLLKVDDIIGRSLVVTEKADDLGKGDDPASKIDGNSGKRLACGIIARSSGLFQNAKKICACDGLTLWDERDKSINKQKNGSNGVISNNAVCIIL; this comes from the exons ATGACTTCGACAAAG ATCGAGTTTGACGTGCAGATGACATGCCAGAAATGCGTTAATGCCGTGGAGAGTGCACTGTCGAAAGTGGAGGGGGTAAATAGTTATCAGATATATTTTGAACAAGGATCAGTCGTTGTTGAAACAAACTTACCTCATTCGAAGATACAAGAGATTATTGAGACTAGCGGGAGAAAGGCTGTACTTAAGGGTTATGGAG AGTTTGATATTAGCGCTGTATCAATGCTGGGAGGCAATTCGGGATACAGTTTTGGTGACTTAATCAGAGGAGTAGTAAGATTTGTCCAGACAAAAGATGGATGTATAGTAGATGGTACAATCGATGGATTAAGTACTGGCCCTCATGGCCTACATGTGCACGAGTGTGGAGATATATCAAAAGGCTGTGAAAG TGTGGGTGACCACTTTAATCCAAATAATGCACCACATGGAGGACCAAGTGACTTGCCAACACAGAGG CATGTTGGCGATCTGGGGAATGTAGTAGCAGATGAGACAGGAAGAGTTACGTTCAGAATAATGGATAATCTTCTCAAGGTGGACGATATTATTGGAAGGTCTCTGGTTGTTACTGAAAAGGCAGATGATCTTGGCAAAGGTGACGATCCTGCATCCAAAATTGATGGGAACAGTGGAAAAAG ATTAGCTTGTGGCATAATTGCAAGATCATCAGGACTTTTCCAAAATGCCAAAAAGATTTGTGCTTGTGATGGGCTTACCTTGTGGGATGAAAGGGACAAAAGCATCAACAAGCAGAAGAATGGGAGCAATGGTGTCATATCAAACAATGCAGTATGCATTATTCTCTAA
- the LOC100116017 gene encoding copper chaperone for superoxide dismutase isoform X2, with protein sequence MTSTKIEFDVQMTCQKCVNAVESALSKVEGVNSYQIYFEQGSVVVETNLPHSKIQEIIETSGRKAVLKGYGEFDISAVSMLGGNSGYSFGDLIRGVVRFVQTKDGCIVDGTIDGLSTGPHGLHVHECGDISKGCESVGDHFNPNNAPHGGPSDLPTQRHVGDLGNVVADETGRVTFRIMDNLLKVDDIIGRSLVVTEKADDLGKGDDPASKIDGNSGKRLACGIIARSSGLFQNAKKICACDGLTLWDERDKSINKQKNGSNGVISNNA encoded by the exons ATGACTTCGACAAAG ATCGAGTTTGACGTGCAGATGACATGCCAGAAATGCGTTAATGCCGTGGAGAGTGCACTGTCGAAAGTGGAGGGGGTAAATAGTTATCAGATATATTTTGAACAAGGATCAGTCGTTGTTGAAACAAACTTACCTCATTCGAAGATACAAGAGATTATTGAGACTAGCGGGAGAAAGGCTGTACTTAAGGGTTATGGAG AGTTTGATATTAGCGCTGTATCAATGCTGGGAGGCAATTCGGGATACAGTTTTGGTGACTTAATCAGAGGAGTAGTAAGATTTGTCCAGACAAAAGATGGATGTATAGTAGATGGTACAATCGATGGATTAAGTACTGGCCCTCATGGCCTACATGTGCACGAGTGTGGAGATATATCAAAAGGCTGTGAAAG TGTGGGTGACCACTTTAATCCAAATAATGCACCACATGGAGGACCAAGTGACTTGCCAACACAGAGG CATGTTGGCGATCTGGGGAATGTAGTAGCAGATGAGACAGGAAGAGTTACGTTCAGAATAATGGATAATCTTCTCAAGGTGGACGATATTATTGGAAGGTCTCTGGTTGTTACTGAAAAGGCAGATGATCTTGGCAAAGGTGACGATCCTGCATCCAAAATTGATGGGAACAGTGGAAAAAG ATTAGCTTGTGGCATAATTGCAAGATCATCAGGACTTTTCCAAAATGCCAAAAAGATTTGTGCTTGTGATGGGCTTACCTTGTGGGATGAAAGGGACAAAAGCATCAACAAGCAGAAGAATGGGAGCAATGGTGTCATATCAAACAATGCA tgA
- the LOC103315577 gene encoding thioredoxin domain-containing protein 9: MEQIIQQKVAELASHVERQLDSEIEKLDNLNIDDIEKLREKRLQEMKKMQQQKQIWLSLGHGEYTELSEEKEFFDTCKKSDKVVCHFYKDGTERCKIVDMHLKVLCKKHIETHFIKLNVEKCPFLTGRLKIKIIPTIALVVDSKTKDYIVGFTDLGNCDDFSTEMLEWRIAHSGAINYNGDLLNPPDVTKMQKKPVSKKTIRGADSDDSDSDY, translated from the exons ATGGAACAGATAATTCAGCAGAAAGTTGCAGAATTAGCATCTCATGTTGAGAGGCAGTTGGATTCTGAGATAGAGAAATTGGATAATTTGAATATCGatgatattgaaaaattacgtGAGAAGCGTTTGCAGGAGATGAAAAAGATGCAACAGCAAAAGCAAATATGGCTTTCATtg GGTCATGGAGAATATACAGAATTgagcgaagaaaaagaatttttcgATACTTGTAAAAAGTCAGACAAAGTAGTTTGCCATTTTTACAAAGACGGTACTGAGAGATGTAAAATTGTTGACATGCATCTGAAAGTATTGTGTAAAAAACACATAGAAACACATTTCATTAAGTTGAATGTGGAGAAATGCCCCTTCTTAACAg gacgtttgaagataaaaattattcccACAATAGCACTAGTAGTAGACAGCAAAACAAAAGACTATATTGTtggatttacagatttaggtaACTGTGATGATTTTTCTACTGAAATGCTGGAATGGAGAATTGCACACTCTGGTGCTATCAATTACAATGGTGACTTATTAAATCCACCTGATGTTACAAAGATGCAAAAGAAACCAGTATCAAAGAAAACTATCCGTGGAGCTGATTCTGATGACTCAGATTCAGATTATTAG
- the LOC103315579 gene encoding putative protein MSS51 homolog, mitochondrial, translating into MTDDLHNFFFYANTCHVCKSSGNESPIRKCSNCKMISYCSKEHQKQHWLQHKNICRVLAEMLDEHDKSNLLEGLRNVSMEEWVKAKMNLMLMASLKLKRKLLPYEEEMFKFPKACVVCHEVNSKSMTDCQMCPCASFCAEHQNDPGHAKICDMLNLCYDLDIASTVFIRNPPRNVVPYHTEMAYLPTSINGFIDLYVNEDKSALVSSDIQKPHISEYLTRSLTLLHAMERLEYTTGSEMTLHIIGANMIEVDGIELWETLLHWLPSLTKLNLVLVGPELDSNNEKTECNICDCCVEKGMKLYLETHGILYKDYVNSNSFVKPDIIVGYNLGIHECENIDSDMDSWSQSIRILPEQKCPFVLTSYTSEEAEKEHKRLCDILQRKVTWLCCEKNPFSSLRPHRDYETEGVYYQNQYIIIYRDLD; encoded by the coding sequence AAGTCCAGCGGAAACGAATCACCTATCAGAAAATGCAGCAACTGCAAGATGATTTCGTACTGCAGCAAAGAACACCAAAAGCAGCACTGGCTTCAACACAAAAATATATGCCGCGTCTTGGCAGAAATGCTCGACGAACATGACAAATCGAATCTGTTGGAAGGTTTGCGAAATGTCAGTATGGAAGAGTGGGTCAAAGCAAAGATGAATCTGATGCTGATGGCAAGCTTGAAGCTCAAACGAAAGCTGCTGCCCTATGAAGAGGAGATGTTCAAGTTTCCCAAAGCTTGCGTTGTCTGCCATGAAGTAAATTCAAAATCAATGACCGATTGCCAAATGTGCCCTTGCGCGAGCTTCTGCGCAGAGCATCAGAATGATCCGGGCCATGCTAAAATTTGTGATATGCTGAATCTATGCTATGATTTGGATATTGCGTCCACTGTTTTCATAAGGAATCCACCAAGAAATGTTGTACCTTATCACACGGAGATGGCTTACTTGCCAACTTCCATAAATGGCTTTATCGATTTATATGTCAATGAAGACAAGTCAGCCCTTGTATCCAGTGATATACAGAAGCCTCATATATCAGAGTATCTCACGAGATCTTTGACTTTGCTCCATGCAATGGAGAGATTAGAGTATACAACTGGTTCTGAAATGACTCTACATATTATAGGAGCAAATATGATTGAAGTTGATGGGATAGAATTGTGGGAAACACTGTTGCATTGGCTACCATCTTTGACCAAACTAAATTTAGTTTTAGTCGGTCCAGAACTTGATAGCAATAATGAGAAGACAGAGTGTAACATTTGTGATTGTTGCGTCGAGAAGGGAATGAAACTCTACCTCGAAACACATGGCATTTTGTACAAGGATTATGTTAATAGTAATAGTTTCGTTAAACCTGATATTATAGTAGGATATAATTTAGGAATCCATGAATGTGAGAATATTGATTCAGACATGGATTCATGGTCCCAATCTATACGAATTTTGCCTGAACAAAAATGTCCATTTGTCTTGACATCATATACATCTGAAGAGGCTGAAAAAGAACACAAAAGGCTGTGCGATATTTTGCAGAGAAAAGTGACTTGGTTATGCTGTGAAAAAAATCCCTTTTCTAGCTTGAGGCCTCATAGAGATTATGAAACTGAAGGTGTTTATTATCAAAATCAGTACATAATTATCTATAGAGACCTGGActga